A region of the Leeuwenhoekiella sp. MAR_2009_132 genome:
TGAAATTTAAAGGAGTTTATCACGAGGTTGCTATGATATATCTTATTAAAAGTGAGTATATTATGTGCTATTAACCAACTAATTCTAATTATTATGAAAATTATTAAAGCTTCCGCAGTTATTTTTTTTACCGCAGTATTATTTACCTCGTGTATAAGCATCAAAAACACAGAGGTAGCAAAGCCAGAGAATCTTATCACTAAAGAACGGGCAGATCAATTGCACGAGGCTTATCTCAACAATCAATATGCCTTTATAAATAAAGAATTGGGTTCTGATAACCGTGATAACGTAGGTGCACTAGTTACAAATGTTGAAGATTTACAACTCTTTTTAGAGTCTATCATTGCATTAAAAAAGCAAGACAGTGTCGCAGCTGTAGGTATGTTTGTATATTTTGGCGCAGAAGAGTCAGGTAATGGTGTTTCTAAAAGCACTGTCTTTTTTGAAGCAGCCTATTCGCCAAAGACTAAAACTTCAAGAAGAGCCTCTGGAGGTGGAGCATCTTTTACGCCAGTTAATTTTATTACACTACCTCAAGATGATTCATTTTTACCGGCAGGTGGCGATGGGGGGTACTACGATAAATTACACCCTGTGGGAACACGTAAAAAAGGATCAGGTAATTAATTATTCAAGGCTATGTTAATTCTAGAATTTAGTGCTAAATTATTAATGGGTATTGCGTTAGTAATTGCTATTTGGAGACATAGCGAATTGAAAAAAAGTACTCAAAATCATTTTATTTATTTTTTAAGTATAATGATTGTTATTGAGTTTGGAGCAGAACTGTGTATAACTCTTTATGGCAATAATGTATTAATCTATAATTTTTATGATCTCTTCACCGGTATCTTCTTTTGCTACTGGTTTTATAGAATACTTTATAAAAAAATATGGGTTTATATAATAGTTACTTTACTTACAATATGTTTAGTTACAAGTATTTTAGTAGAAAACTGGTTGCTTGATTACAATGTAATTTTCCTTTTTTCTGTTACGATAGCATTGCTGGTATTGGTGTTTAGATTTTATATAGAATTTCTGAATAATGATGATCTTATAGAGTTTAAGCAAAATCCTAAATTCTGGATTACCACAGGAATATTGATTTTCAATCTCGGGTATTTACCTATACAGGTCTACATTTCAAAAATAAATGGAAGTTTAGCGCCTAGTTTATACATTGTGATAGCATTCTTAAATATTCCACTTTACGGGTGTATTATAACAGCTTTATTATGCCCACAGAAGAATTAAATTATCAACTCATCGTCACGATGACGCTAGCTTCAGTAGTTGTAGTTGTGGCGGTGATTTTATTATTTACCGTATTTGTTTCTAAAAAGAATGAGTTAATTAAAGCAAAGCTAGAAGTCGAGTTTCAAAAAGAACGGGAACGACATAAACTTGAGTTACAAGCTTTACGATCGCAGATGAATCCGCATTTTGTGCACAATTCACTTAATGCTATTCAATATTATATACAGCGTAATGAAGTTGAGCTTTCTGAAGAATATTTAACTCGATTTTCAAAATTAATCCGTTCGTTTTTTGAGCTTTCGCGCCAGCAGACCGTTACTATTGTTGAAGAAATAAATCTTCTTAATAACTATCTCGCACTTGAGAAAATGCGTTTTGAAGATAAGCTAGAGTATAAAATAATTGTAGATAAAAATTTAGATACAGACACCTGCATACCGGCAATGTTACTACAACCTATTGTTGAAAATGCGGTTAATCACGGTATTTTTCATAAAAATGATAAAGGTCTGGTAAGTGTAATTTTTAAAATGCTTGAAGAACATAGTTTTGAAGTAATTATTGAAGATGACGGCATAGGTCTTACCAGGTCAAAAGAACTATTCAAAAAGAGTGGAAAAACCTTAGAAAACAGATCTTCTGCAGTATTAAAAGATCGCTTAAAATTGCTGGAATACAGTACGCAGTTTAAGGTTGATTACCGCATTAAAGAGCGTAAAGATTTAAGCGGTACGCGGGTACGTTTAATATTTAAAACACGATTTGAGTCATGAGCATCCGGGTATATTTAATAGACGATGAGCCTAAGGCACTTTCAATTTTGCAGAATAAACTCGAAAGATTTTGTCCGCAGTTAACCATTATAGGGAAAAGTCAAAAGCCTGAAGAGGCAATAACATTCATTAAATCTGAAAAGCCCGAGCTTATTTTCTTAGACATTGCAATGCCTACGATGACAGGTTTTGAATTATTGAGAGAGTTTGACGAGCCTAGTTTTGAAATCATATTTGTAACTGCGTTTGATCATTATGCAGTTGATGCTATAAAACATTGCGCTATAGGTTATATCGTAAAACCCGTTGCTAAAGAAGATCTAATACTCAGTGTACATCGTGCAATAGAGAGTATAGAGTATAAGCATGCATTATCTAAAAATAAACAGCTAATTGCAAATTTAGGGGTGCGTACTTTTCAGCAGAAAAAGATTGTAGTGCCTACACAAAACGGGTTGCAATTTTTAAAAATTGCAGATATTTTACGTTGCGAAGGTACAGATGGCTATACAAAAATATATTTGGCAGATCAGACATCTATTTTAAGTTCACACAGCATTGGTCATTTTGCAGATTTACTAGGAGATTCTGTTTTTTTTAAAACTCATAAATCGCATTTAATAAATCTAGACTATTTAAAATCTTATCTTAATGAAGGCTATGTTATTTTAGAAGGTAAACATCAAGTACCCGTGTCACGCAACAAACGCAGTGATTTTCTAAATTTTTTGCGCAATAATGCCCATTAAAATTGAAGAATAAAATTCATTCTTTTTTCACGTCTAATTTGAGAGATAGTATCTTTGTAAAATGGCAGATTTATTAGATAAACAAGAACTTCACAACCTTGCAATGAATATTGTTGGGAAGGATCTTGAAGAACAGGGTTTTGAGTTTTTAGGGGTGAATTCTCAGCTTAAACGTAATCCTCAATTTGTGGCTTTACGTGATAAAAAACTTCATTTTGTTATAGTAAAGGCTGTGAGTTTTCCTGACGATGCTAATGATTACGATCCATTTTTTATGAAGGAGATTAAAGAGCACGCAGATAAATTTAATGCAAAAACATTTTACGCTGGCGTAGGTTTAGGTAGTGCAAGTGATTATGGGAAACCTGTAGAAAAAGGAACTTCGTACACAGTAATTTATAACGGACTTCAAGAAATTAAATAATGAGATTATTTTTTATTGCTCTTTTACTCATTCAGTTTTTAAGCTGTAAGCAAGAACCCCAGTTAGTAACATTAACCGGTGAAGCTTTAGGAACAGGTTATAGTGTTCAGTTTTACAGTAGCGAACGTTTTGATGTGGTTAAGAAATTTGACTCTACCATTGCAGCTATTAACAAGTCTATGAGTACCTATCAGCCAGATTCTGATATTTCCAAAATTAATGCCGGCGATACTGCAATTGTTGTTGATACTATGTTTAAAGAAGTTTTAGCGCTATCGCGGAAGGTTTATAATGCAACTGGTGGCTATTACGATCCTACAGTAGGCATTTTAGTAAATGCATATGGTTTTGGTCCCGGAAAACCTTTAAACGTTTTAGATAGTGCTGCTTTAGATTCTTTGCGCAATTATGTAGGTCTTGATAAAATTAGTCTTTCTGCGAACGGAAGAATTCAAAAAGAAAACAGCGCAGTGTATCTTGACTTTAATAGTATTGCTAAGGGATATTGTATAGACCGTATAGGTAAGATGCTTGAGCAAAATGGTGTAAAAAATTACCTTGTTGAATTAGGAGGAGAATTACTTGCTTCGGGAATTAACTTAGATAAAAATCAACCGTGGCGCGTAGGTATTGAAAATATAGATGCGCCAATAAACGATAGGGGGTACACGGCTGCTGTAGAATTAGACAATAAAGGAATGGCAGGATCGGGTAATTACCGAAAATTTAGAGTAGATTCCTTAACTGGTCAGCGCTTTGTACATACCGTAAATCCTATAAACGGGCTTGCTGAAAAAAGCGATATTTTAAGCTCAACCGTCATTGCTTCAACCTGTGCAGAAGCAGATGCTTTTGCTACCGCTTTTATGGCTTTAGGTCTTGATAAATCTAAAAAAGTATTAGAAAAGCATCAGGATATAGAGGCTTATTTTATTTATGCAACTATAGATAGTAGCGCGGTTTATATGTCAAAAGGATTTAAGAATTTTCTAGTAAACTAGTTTTCCTATTTATAACAAACCGGCAAAATTTCGCCTACAGCCAGTCGGTATTTATCTACTTCTGTAGCCGGTATGGTAGCTGTATAATCAATTTCTGATACCTTAAAGCCTACAGATCTTAATTTATCAAAATAGTCACGGCCATACACGCGTACGTGGTCGTACTGTCCAAAAATTTCTGCGCGTTTTTTAGGATCTGTAATGCTGTTGTCTTCAAACGTTACGGCTCTCTTTAAATCCTGTGGAATTTGAAGTATTGCCATTCCACCGGGCTTTAATACACGGTAAAGTTCGTGCATCGCCTTGAGGTCGTCTGGGATGTGTTCTAAAACGTGATTGCAGAAAATAATATCGTACGTATCGTCTTCAAAAGGAAGATTACAAATATCAGCTTTCACATCAGCAAGAGGCGAATTTAAATCTGTAGTGGTATAGTCCAGATTTTCCATCTTTCTAAAACGCTTATAAAATGCCTGTTCAGGGGCAAAATGTAAAACTTTCGCTTTAGCGGTAAAAAAGTTAGTTTGTTTAGATAAATACAACCACAACAAGCGATGTCTTTCTAGAGATAGGGTAGAAGGCGAGAGCACATTTTCTCTTTGCTTACCATAACCATAGGGTAAAAATTTTCTAAACATTTTACCGTCTATGGGATCTTCATAGCGGTCTCCTTTAAGTCCTATCGCAAGAACAGGTCTTGCGATATAACTTAATCTAATGAGAATGGGCCGCGGAACCGCATTGAGTATGCGCTTAAAAATTTGTGCAATCATACTTTAAGATCACCCCAGTTTTCTCCTGTTTTAATTCGATGTAATTGCATTTCTGAAACTCCAAACTGCTTAGCCAGTACCTTAAGTCGCGTACGACGGTTAGGATCTAGTAATTTCTTTTTAAGTATTGTCGCTTCGGCAAAAGTCAATTTTGTATAATGTCGCTCTCCCGAAGTACGTCTTTTAATATCTAACGGACTCGTTTTCTGATGCGCATAGCGTTCTTTGTGCGTAGCCCATTTTAAATTTTCAATCCGGTTATCTTTCTTATCGTGATTAAGATGTAAAACTGCTTTCTCATCATCTGCAGCTTTTAAAAAAGCTTTAGCAAGGAGTTTGTGCAGGTAGTAATTTTTTCTCTTACCATTTGCCAGTTTTGCACTTACAGTTACGTAGCCATGAATATGGCCACCTTTGATTATAGTGCCTTCTGGCCCTTTATTGTAACTGCGTATTCTACCATAATTAGAAAGACCTATAGTATAATTTTCTTCCCAATTATCTTCACGGTACTTGATCCATGTTTCTAATTGCATTGTATGTAGGGGGTGTTGATGTTTTGCTAATTTGTAATAGCCTGCGCTCTAAAAGCATCTTCTTCATTGCTTGTAATGCCTAAGGCATCATAAATATACTTAAAAGTTGAAAGAAGTTCTGGTTTACCGTCAATTAAAGCCACATCATGCTCAAAATGAGCACTTGGCTCATTGTCACGTGTTGTAATCGTCCAACCGTCATTATGTTGTTTTATGCGGTGAGTACCTTTGTTAACCATAGGTTCTATGGCGACAACCATACCTTCAATAAATTTTTTACCACGACCTCTTTTTCCGTAGTTAGGCATCTCAGGATCTTCATGCATTTTAGCGCCAAGACCGTGACCTACAAGCTCTCGTACAATACCGTAGCCGTGATCTTCGCAGTATTTTTGAATGGCATAACCCACATCACCTACGCGGTTGCCAAATTTAAATTCTGCAATACCTCTGTATAAAGACTCTTTAGAAACTTCAAGAAGCTTTTTTGTGCTGGGGTCAACCTCGCCTACTTCAAAAGTATAGGCGTGATCACCATAAAATCCGTTTTTTAAAGCACCACAGTCTATTGATATAATATCACCTTCTTCTAAAGGTTTTGAATTAGGAATACCGTGAACGACCTGCTCATTTGGGCTCATACACAACGTGTTTGGAAAATCGTATAATCCCAAAAATCCTGGTATTGCCCCGTGGTCTCTAATACAGGTTTCAGCTATTTTATCTAAATACAAGGTGGTAACACCCGGTTTAACTTCAGATGCTAGTGCACCCAGAGTCTTAGAAACAATTAAAGCGCTTTCTCGCATTAATTCTATCTCTTCTCTGGTTTTTGCTATAATCATGTGTGTCTATTTTACCCTGCAAAGGTACAAAGAATACCTAATTTAGGGTATTACAAATTTTAGTATTAAAACAGAGGTTTATGTAGGCGATAAGTCTCTTAAATAGAATCAGGGTTGGTCGCAATCGTCTTAAAGAGGTTGGCTTTTGCTTTATAGAATTTATTTGTGATTTCTATTTGTTTCAACTGGGCATCTATAAGTTTTACTTCTCTAGAGTTTATGAGAAAAATAGAACTCTCACCTACCTGATATTTACGTTCTTCAGCATACAGCATGGTCTCATAATTACGTACGAGTTCTGCTGCCAATTTATTTTGTTCTTCCAGTACCTCTAGCTCTGTAGTAACTGCGCGTAATTTATTCTGAAGTTCTAATTTTGAATTAGTTAATTCAAACTGCGAGTTT
Encoded here:
- a CDS encoding sensor histidine kinase: MPTEELNYQLIVTMTLASVVVVVAVILLFTVFVSKKNELIKAKLEVEFQKERERHKLELQALRSQMNPHFVHNSLNAIQYYIQRNEVELSEEYLTRFSKLIRSFFELSRQQTVTIVEEINLLNNYLALEKMRFEDKLEYKIIVDKNLDTDTCIPAMLLQPIVENAVNHGIFHKNDKGLVSVIFKMLEEHSFEVIIEDDGIGLTRSKELFKKSGKTLENRSSAVLKDRLKLLEYSTQFKVDYRIKERKDLSGTRVRLIFKTRFES
- a CDS encoding LytR/AlgR family response regulator transcription factor; protein product: MSIRVYLIDDEPKALSILQNKLERFCPQLTIIGKSQKPEEAITFIKSEKPELIFLDIAMPTMTGFELLREFDEPSFEIIFVTAFDHYAVDAIKHCAIGYIVKPVAKEDLILSVHRAIESIEYKHALSKNKQLIANLGVRTFQQKKIVVPTQNGLQFLKIADILRCEGTDGYTKIYLADQTSILSSHSIGHFADLLGDSVFFKTHKSHLINLDYLKSYLNEGYVILEGKHQVPVSRNKRSDFLNFLRNNAH
- a CDS encoding FAD:protein FMN transferase, yielding MRLFFIALLLIQFLSCKQEPQLVTLTGEALGTGYSVQFYSSERFDVVKKFDSTIAAINKSMSTYQPDSDISKINAGDTAIVVDTMFKEVLALSRKVYNATGGYYDPTVGILVNAYGFGPGKPLNVLDSAALDSLRNYVGLDKISLSANGRIQKENSAVYLDFNSIAKGYCIDRIGKMLEQNGVKNYLVELGGELLASGINLDKNQPWRVGIENIDAPINDRGYTAAVELDNKGMAGSGNYRKFRVDSLTGQRFVHTVNPINGLAEKSDILSSTVIASTCAEADAFATAFMALGLDKSKKVLEKHQDIEAYFIYATIDSSAVYMSKGFKNFLVN
- a CDS encoding class I SAM-dependent methyltransferase, which gives rise to MIAQIFKRILNAVPRPILIRLSYIARPVLAIGLKGDRYEDPIDGKMFRKFLPYGYGKQRENVLSPSTLSLERHRLLWLYLSKQTNFFTAKAKVLHFAPEQAFYKRFRKMENLDYTTTDLNSPLADVKADICNLPFEDDTYDIIFCNHVLEHIPDDLKAMHELYRVLKPGGMAILQIPQDLKRAVTFEDNSITDPKKRAEIFGQYDHVRVYGRDYFDKLRSVGFKVSEIDYTATIPATEVDKYRLAVGEILPVCYK
- a CDS encoding HNH endonuclease; this translates as MQLETWIKYREDNWEENYTIGLSNYGRIRSYNKGPEGTIIKGGHIHGYVTVSAKLANGKRKNYYLHKLLAKAFLKAADDEKAVLHLNHDKKDNRIENLKWATHKERYAHQKTSPLDIKRRTSGERHYTKLTFAEATILKKKLLDPNRRTRLKVLAKQFGVSEMQLHRIKTGENWGDLKV
- the map gene encoding type I methionyl aminopeptidase encodes the protein MIIAKTREEIELMRESALIVSKTLGALASEVKPGVTTLYLDKIAETCIRDHGAIPGFLGLYDFPNTLCMSPNEQVVHGIPNSKPLEEGDIISIDCGALKNGFYGDHAYTFEVGEVDPSTKKLLEVSKESLYRGIAEFKFGNRVGDVGYAIQKYCEDHGYGIVRELVGHGLGAKMHEDPEMPNYGKRGRGKKFIEGMVVAIEPMVNKGTHRIKQHNDGWTITTRDNEPSAHFEHDVALIDGKPELLSTFKYIYDALGITSNEEDAFRAQAITN